The following are encoded together in the Streptomyces flavofungini genome:
- a CDS encoding DUF1707 SHOCT-like domain-containing protein, with protein sequence MTSERENPSARVSEGDRDTAVRRLQEAYAEGHISHEEMDAHLQRVLTAETADDIASALASLPAEDPGTTSTIAAAAGRIRRRGAWRVPRNLKVQSALGRVRLDLSQAVFEHPVVDIELNLGTGGARITVPRDAVVDLEGLSSGWKDTLYKAGPRARPGGGPTIRITGTMGMGRLRIRHAWR encoded by the coding sequence GTGACCTCCGAACGCGAGAACCCGTCCGCCCGCGTCAGCGAAGGCGACCGTGACACGGCCGTGCGGCGCCTGCAGGAGGCGTACGCCGAAGGGCACATCTCGCACGAGGAGATGGACGCCCACCTCCAGCGGGTGCTCACCGCCGAGACGGCCGACGACATCGCGTCGGCCCTGGCGTCGCTCCCCGCGGAGGACCCGGGCACCACCTCCACGATCGCCGCCGCGGCCGGACGGATCCGACGGCGCGGCGCCTGGCGGGTGCCGCGCAACCTCAAGGTCCAGTCGGCACTCGGCCGGGTGCGCCTGGACCTGTCCCAGGCGGTCTTCGAGCATCCGGTGGTCGACATCGAGCTGAACCTCGGCACCGGCGGGGCCAGGATCACCGTGCCGCGCGACGCGGTCGTGGACCTGGAGGGCCTGAGCTCCGGCTGGAAGGACACGCTGTACAAGGCCGGCCCCCGTGCCCGCCCCGGCGGCGGGCCGACGATCCGGATCACCGGGACCATGGGGATGGGGCGGCTGAGGATCCGCCACGCGTGGCGCTGA